The proteins below come from a single Stomoxys calcitrans chromosome 1, idStoCalc2.1, whole genome shotgun sequence genomic window:
- the LOC106089901 gene encoding small integral membrane protein 8 isoform X2: MRPRYKYALGLSLICKPIEMSGKEPEGKPTTTSQGDGSGIRQIRTTSVFRVLNFELYTKPNKIIMGLGLAAITGVFGYITYMRMKYESLGYYAAVQEDGREVFTKKKSKWD; encoded by the exons ATGCGGCCAcgttataaatacgccttgggg CTCTCGTTAATTTGCAAACCGATTGAGATGAGTGGGAAAGAACCAGAAGGAAAGCCAACAACAACATCCCAAGGAGATGGTTCTGGTATTCGACAAATAAGGACTACGAGTGTATTTCGGGTGCTTAATTTTGAATTGTATACGAAACCA aataaaattataatgGGTCTGGGTTTAGCAGCAATCACAGGAGTTTTCGGCTACATCACGTACATGAGAATGAAATATGAAAGTTTGGGATACTATGCTGCAGTACAAGAAGACGGCCGAGAAGTCTTCacaaagaaaaaatcaaaatgggATTAg
- the LOC106089901 gene encoding small integral membrane protein 8 isoform X1 produces the protein MRPRYKYALGGLLQLSLICKPIEMSGKEPEGKPTTTSQGDGSGIRQIRTTSVFRVLNFELYTKPNKIIMGLGLAAITGVFGYITYMRMKYESLGYYAAVQEDGREVFTKKKSKWD, from the exons ATGCGGCCAcgttataaatacgccttgggg gGATTATTGCAGCTCTCGTTAATTTGCAAACCGATTGAGATGAGTGGGAAAGAACCAGAAGGAAAGCCAACAACAACATCCCAAGGAGATGGTTCTGGTATTCGACAAATAAGGACTACGAGTGTATTTCGGGTGCTTAATTTTGAATTGTATACGAAACCA aataaaattataatgGGTCTGGGTTTAGCAGCAATCACAGGAGTTTTCGGCTACATCACGTACATGAGAATGAAATATGAAAGTTTGGGATACTATGCTGCAGTACAAGAAGACGGCCGAGAAGTCTTCacaaagaaaaaatcaaaatgggATTAg